The Bacteroidales bacterium genome has a segment encoding these proteins:
- the dcd gene encoding dCTP deaminase, which translates to MILSGLEIEKRIGKDIKIEPFNIKQLHSNSYNLKLNNELLVYDDTVLDMKKPNPTTLLTIPNDGITLYPNKLYLGRTLEHTETHNLVPMLEGRSSIGRLGIFVHITAGFGDVGFCGFWTLEIFCVQPIKIYPFIEICQLYYHTIEGEYKKYCSEKYQNNKGIQASLLYKDFEK; encoded by the coding sequence ATGATTTTATCTGGCTTAGAAATTGAGAAAAGAATAGGTAAGGATATTAAAATAGAACCTTTTAATATTAAACAACTACATTCTAATAGTTATAATTTAAAATTAAATAATGAGCTATTGGTTTATGATGATACGGTTTTGGATATGAAAAAACCAAATCCAACTACTTTATTAACTATTCCAAATGATGGAATCACTTTATATCCTAACAAGTTATATTTAGGGAGAACTTTAGAGCATACAGAAACGCATAATTTAGTGCCGATGTTAGAAGGAAGGTCTTCTATTGGACGTTTAGGCATATTTGTTCATATAACTGCAGGATTTGGCGATGTGGGATTTTGTGGTTTTTGGACTTTAGAAATTTTTTGTGTGCAACCAATAAAGATTTATCCATTCATTGAGATTTGTCAGTTGTATTATCATACCATTGAGGGTGAGTACAAGAAATATTGCAGTGAAAAATATCAAAACAACAAAGGAATTCAAGCGAGTTTGTTGTATAAAGATTTTGAAAAATAA